One region of Chryseobacterium sp. C-71 genomic DNA includes:
- a CDS encoding GAF domain-containing protein, with protein sequence MANLYKKESPFQVFISFKKYLDVLEHIRYNDRLEYRANYAESLIEKTKNFKELRDGFQDLAVFEKHKDLIRLLLADLFPTGLTKNEIKAAGIPLTNLTFNYTERFQNILNDAGKDFEIEFRDISDDEYYVFCCCLILQTYLKKDIKTNIPFYYDIPDKQGIIKHYKITVNSDFSYVYPAEGTKIPTDDVLDMLLENLDDIHLWKKHFPSESWILNGFSIISLVDCTAEVALSDLKSTLIKIDLENPSPDENLKEIFKSYFDVAELNFGLMLFNNKNKRLEKLPIYDSVFTNYLLDFWLNTFDEEVRKTAFENITYNSKPVVISDVDKIDEEIKKLPSFNILKNHQINSFMVIPIMKDGELLAIMEFTSPIANSLNGLKLKKLEFVADMIIFSLSRFSYERNNQIEAIIQREYTTIHDSVIWKFRNEAERYFTAYLSKKIYTLKEISFKNLTPLFSFSDIRSSSDKRFNLMLEDLNQQIDGLHEVITLLNSSDSEKFLLALEIFENELNNEIKADTEQLFQRILREEIHPYLQGQLEIKSDENIKDKIKNYFSQVFTQNDLFYANRKNLDDSITLLNRKLADILDQKQVIAQEIFPHYFERFKSDGVEHNLYIGPNIAPELAYSTKVVHELRYWQLETICTMEHEFHLFKKDLPISLDIASLIFVYNEKIDIRFRMDEKRFDVDGAFNSNFEIIKKRLEKAHVKDSTERLTRPGKITIVYFGMENQREYLQYINRLQKLNVLKADVEFLKVEDLQGITGLLALRVSFV encoded by the coding sequence TTGGCAAATCTTTACAAGAAAGAAAGTCCGTTTCAGGTTTTTATATCGTTCAAAAAATATTTGGATGTGCTTGAGCATATCAGATATAACGACCGATTGGAGTATCGTGCCAATTACGCAGAATCTTTGATTGAAAAAACAAAGAATTTCAAGGAATTGCGGGATGGTTTTCAAGATCTTGCGGTGTTTGAAAAACATAAAGACCTCATAAGACTTTTACTGGCTGATCTCTTTCCGACAGGTTTGACGAAAAATGAAATTAAAGCCGCCGGAATTCCTTTAACGAATCTTACATTCAATTATACCGAGAGATTTCAGAATATTCTGAATGATGCCGGAAAAGATTTTGAAATAGAATTCAGAGACATCAGTGATGATGAATACTACGTTTTTTGTTGCTGTCTTATTCTGCAGACCTACCTTAAAAAAGATATTAAAACTAATATCCCTTTTTATTATGACATTCCCGACAAACAGGGAATTATTAAGCATTATAAAATCACTGTCAACTCAGATTTCAGCTACGTTTATCCCGCAGAAGGCACAAAAATTCCCACTGATGATGTTTTGGATATGCTGCTTGAAAATCTGGATGATATTCATCTTTGGAAAAAACATTTCCCATCAGAATCCTGGATTTTAAACGGATTCAGCATCATTTCACTCGTAGACTGTACTGCTGAAGTTGCTTTGTCTGATCTGAAATCTACGCTTATCAAAATTGATCTTGAAAACCCTTCACCAGACGAAAATCTGAAAGAAATTTTCAAATCCTATTTTGATGTTGCCGAACTCAATTTTGGGCTGATGCTTTTTAACAATAAAAATAAAAGGCTCGAAAAACTGCCAATCTATGACAGCGTTTTTACCAATTATCTCTTAGATTTTTGGTTAAACACATTTGACGAAGAGGTTCGCAAAACTGCCTTTGAAAACATCACGTACAACTCAAAGCCCGTTGTAATTTCTGATGTTGATAAAATAGATGAAGAAATCAAAAAATTACCTTCATTTAATATTTTGAAAAATCACCAGATCAACAGCTTTATGGTCATTCCGATTATGAAAGATGGTGAACTGCTGGCTATCATGGAGTTTACTTCACCTATTGCTAACAGTTTGAATGGTTTAAAACTGAAAAAACTCGAGTTCGTTGCAGACATGATTATTTTCTCTTTGAGCAGATTTTCTTACGAGAGAAATAATCAGATCGAAGCCATCATTCAGCGAGAATACACCACGATTCACGACAGCGTAATCTGGAAATTCAGAAATGAAGCTGAACGGTATTTTACTGCTTATTTATCTAAAAAAATATATACTTTAAAGGAGATTTCGTTTAAAAATCTTACCCCTTTATTCAGTTTTTCAGACATCCGCTCTTCGTCAGACAAACGTTTTAATCTGATGCTTGAAGATCTGAATCAGCAAATTGACGGACTTCATGAAGTGATAACTTTGCTCAATTCTTCAGACTCTGAAAAGTTTTTATTGGCTTTAGAAATTTTTGAAAATGAATTAAACAATGAAATAAAAGCAGATACAGAGCAACTTTTTCAGAGAATTTTACGGGAAGAGATTCACCCTTATTTACAAGGTCAGCTTGAGATAAAAAGCGATGAAAATATTAAAGATAAAATCAAAAATTATTTTAGTCAGGTTTTTACTCAGAACGATTTGTTTTATGCCAACCGTAAAAATTTAGATGATTCTATCACACTTCTAAACCGTAAATTAGCCGATATTCTGGATCAAAAACAAGTGATTGCACAGGAAATTTTCCCGCACTATTTTGAGAGGTTTAAATCTGATGGTGTCGAGCATAATCTTTACATCGGTCCCAATATCGCTCCCGAACTAGCCTATTCTACAAAAGTCGTTCACGAACTGAGATATTGGCAGCTGGAAACAATCTGCACGATGGAACATGAGTTTCATCTATTCAAAAAAGACCTTCCAATTTCTTTGGATATTGCTTCGCTTATTTTTGTTTATAATGAAAAAATAGACATCCGTTTCCGAATGGATGAGAAACGTTTTGACGTTGACGGTGCTTTTAACTCTAATTTTGAAATCATTAAGAAAAGACTTGAAAAAGCTCACGTTAAAGATTCTACTGAGAGGTTAACCCGCCCGGGAAAAATCACGATTGTTTATTTCGGAATGGAAAATCAACGTGAATATCTTCAATACATCAACAGGCTTCAAAAACTAAATGTTCTGAAAGCGGATGTTGAATTCTTAAAAGTTGAGGATCTTCAGGGAATTACGGGATTGTTGGCTTTAAGGGTTTCTTTTGTATGA
- the deoC gene encoding deoxyribose-phosphate aldolase — protein MNIAQYLDSTYLKTPLQAGISEEETLQKVKQLTQEAIDHHLYAVMIRPDYVAGIRKYILEKNADVILGTVIGFHEGTYSLDAKLAEAQKAIVDGADELDFVINYSEYLKGNLEYMKEEFLKCTQLCIQNEKVAKWIIEIAALTDEQIADLTKHVSNWAVENFHEDDLAKIFVKSSTGFYETKEGKPNGATFEGVKIMLDNAGKLPVKAAGGVRTPEDAEKMINLGVKRIGTSSALALIKNESSTEV, from the coding sequence ATGAATATTGCTCAGTATTTAGATTCAACTTATTTAAAGACGCCGTTGCAGGCAGGGATTTCTGAAGAGGAAACTTTGCAGAAAGTAAAACAACTCACTCAGGAAGCGATTGATCATCATTTGTATGCGGTCATGATTCGTCCTGATTATGTTGCTGGAATCAGAAAATATATTCTGGAGAAAAATGCTGATGTTATTTTGGGGACAGTGATTGGTTTTCACGAAGGAACTTATTCTTTGGATGCAAAATTAGCTGAAGCCCAAAAAGCAATCGTCGACGGTGCTGATGAATTGGATTTCGTGATCAATTATTCTGAATATCTAAAAGGAAATCTGGAGTATATGAAAGAGGAATTTCTAAAATGCACTCAATTATGTATACAGAACGAAAAAGTTGCCAAATGGATCATCGAAATTGCCGCTCTCACCGATGAGCAAATCGCTGATCTGACGAAGCATGTTTCCAATTGGGCAGTAGAAAATTTCCATGAGGATGATTTAGCTAAAATTTTCGTGAAATCTTCCACCGGTTTTTACGAAACAAAAGAGGGAAAACCCAACGGAGCAACATTTGAAGGTGTAAAAATTATGCTCGACAATGCCGGAAAACTTCCTGTAAAAGCAGCAGGCGGAGTAAGAACTCCTGAAGATGCCGAAAAGATGATCAATCTCGGTGTCAAACGGATAGGTACTTCCTCAGCTTTGGCTTTAATTAAAAATGAATCTTCTACGGAAGTCTGA
- a CDS encoding Pycsar system effector family protein, which produces MSVLNKAKDYVENLFKDKLSSVYFYHNFIHTTYAVNKAEEIISHSEVSESDREKVLLALWFHDVGFTGCDAEGHEKKGVEIVTEFLLHENASREYIDEVSKLILATEKYHQPQNFLEQIMKDADFSHFASPFYNDSAEALRKEWELTGGMCFSNDEWNVMNVDFLKNKHKYFTDYAKENWEPLKLKNVKKLEKKIDKEEKPKKENSDSKKEKDPKSDRSVDTLFRVTLNNHTRLSDIADSKANILLSVNAIIISVCLSVLVPKLDTPKNAHLIIPTFFLLISSVLTIIFAILSTKPNVTKTTFTNQDIEDRKVNLLFFGNFHQMKFDHYLSSMHDLIKDRDYIYDSMVKDLYFLGKVLDRKYKLLSITYTIFMAGIISSVLAFAYAFLSL; this is translated from the coding sequence ATGAGCGTTTTAAACAAAGCCAAAGATTATGTTGAAAACTTATTCAAAGATAAGTTATCTTCTGTATATTTTTATCATAATTTTATTCATACCACATACGCTGTCAACAAAGCTGAAGAGATCATCAGTCACTCTGAAGTTTCTGAGTCAGACAGAGAAAAAGTATTATTGGCACTTTGGTTTCACGACGTAGGTTTTACAGGTTGTGACGCTGAAGGTCATGAAAAGAAAGGTGTAGAAATTGTTACAGAGTTCCTTCTTCATGAGAACGCTTCACGAGAATATATTGATGAAGTTTCTAAACTGATTTTAGCTACCGAAAAATATCATCAGCCACAAAATTTTCTCGAGCAAATCATGAAAGATGCAGATTTTAGCCATTTTGCGAGTCCGTTTTATAATGATTCTGCTGAGGCTTTGCGTAAAGAATGGGAACTGACCGGCGGAATGTGTTTTTCTAATGATGAATGGAACGTGATGAATGTAGATTTTCTGAAAAACAAGCACAAATATTTTACCGATTACGCCAAAGAAAACTGGGAACCGCTGAAACTGAAAAATGTAAAAAAATTGGAAAAGAAAATTGATAAAGAAGAAAAACCAAAAAAAGAAAATTCAGATTCAAAAAAAGAAAAAGACCCAAAATCTGACAGAAGTGTAGATACTCTTTTCAGAGTGACTTTGAATAATCATACGAGATTGAGTGATATTGCAGACAGCAAGGCAAATATTTTGCTTTCGGTTAATGCGATTATCATTTCGGTTTGTTTGTCTGTTTTGGTTCCGAAATTAGATACTCCGAAGAATGCACATTTGATTATCCCAACTTTTTTTCTATTGATTTCGAGTGTTCTGACGATCATTTTTGCCATTCTTTCTACAAAACCGAATGTTACGAAAACTACTTTTACCAATCAGGATATCGAAGACCGAAAAGTGAATCTTTTATTCTTCGGGAATTTTCATCAGATGAAATTTGACCATTATCTGAGTTCAATGCATGATCTCATCAAGGACAGAGACTATATTTACGATTCTATGGTGAAAGATTTGTATTTCCTTGGGAAAGTTTTAGACAGAAAATATAAACTACTTTCTATCACCTACACCATTTTTATGGCAGGAATTATCTCTTCGGTACTTGCTTTTGCGTATGCTTTTCTCAGTTTGTAA
- the mazG gene encoding nucleoside triphosphate pyrophosphohydrolase produces the protein MNTRQEKIEAFGRLLDIMDDLREKCPWDQKQTLQTLRHLTLEETYELSDALLQEDLTEIKKELGDVLLHLVFYAKIGSEKESFDIADVINSLNEKLIFRHPHIYGDVEVKDEAEVKQNWEKLKLKEGNKSILGGVPKGLPSMVKAYRIQEKVKGIGFEFHDADDAWKKVDEEIQEFHEESDLDKKEQELGDVFFSLINYARISGLNPDSALERTNLKFISRFQKMENLALERNLKLENMTLEEMDELWDEVKLLNKN, from the coding sequence ATGAACACCAGACAGGAAAAAATCGAAGCTTTTGGAAGACTTTTGGATATTATGGATGACCTTCGTGAAAAATGTCCGTGGGATCAGAAGCAAACGCTTCAGACACTTCGTCATTTGACGTTGGAAGAAACGTACGAACTTTCAGATGCTTTGTTGCAGGAAGATTTAACTGAAATTAAAAAAGAGCTCGGTGATGTACTTCTGCATCTGGTTTTTTATGCTAAAATAGGTTCAGAGAAAGAGAGTTTCGATATTGCTGATGTTATTAATTCTTTAAACGAAAAACTGATTTTCCGTCATCCTCATATTTATGGTGATGTGGAAGTGAAAGATGAAGCGGAGGTAAAACAGAATTGGGAAAAACTAAAGCTTAAAGAAGGTAACAAATCGATTTTGGGAGGTGTTCCTAAAGGATTACCAAGTATGGTAAAAGCGTACCGAATTCAGGAAAAAGTAAAAGGAATTGGTTTTGAATTTCATGATGCGGATGATGCATGGAAAAAAGTTGATGAAGAGATTCAGGAATTTCATGAGGAAAGTGATTTGGATAAAAAAGAACAGGAATTGGGAGATGTATTTTTCTCATTAATCAATTACGCAAGAATTTCAGGTTTAAATCCAGATTCAGCTTTGGAGAGAACTAATCTTAAATTCATTTCCAGGTTCCAGAAGATGGAAAATTTAGCTTTAGAAAGAAATCTTAAATTGGAAAATATGACGTTGGAAGAAATGGACGAACTTTGGGATGAAGTAAAACTTTTAAATAAAAACTAA
- a CDS encoding metallophosphoesterase, with amino-acid sequence MNLSFKFNRKIFSASARTILLSGFLFSCATYNVQKGKNLHEIQNSEIKTENDFKIFLVGDAGNADEPQAQQTLNFIKNKLDSADKNSMLLFLGDNIYPLGMPKESDKGHPLAKQKLENQLAITKNFKGKTLVIPGNHDWYHGLEGLKAQEEFVKSYLNDKKAFLPKNSCPIDDINLTKDVKLIVIDSEWALINWDKYPGINKGCDIKTTADFYAEFKDLITKNQDKRIIVAVHHPVISSGVHAGFNSAKSHLSSFKGKLPVPGVASLINVLRSSSGASMEDISNAHYAEFANRIKSIIQDKENVILVSGHDHNLQYHENKNIKQIISGAGSKTDPATIVEKTDFSYGGSGFAVLSLRKDLSSDVEYFSTKNNKLEKLTQIEVLKKPEEFQNNYPDTLPATVTSTIYSERQTKAGKFYTWLWGNHYRKYYALPIEAKTKNLSDMNPGYSPVREGGGNQSNSLRLRTNDGQEFVMRGIKKSAVRFLNAQAFKKNSFGSELNNTFPERFLLDFYTTNHPFTGFAVNNMIDKLGIFHSNPELYYIPKQKSLGRYNQNYGDELYMIEERFSSDPKTLQSLNNASDILSTSDVLKNMRKDGKYSVDQDLYIRARIFDMLIGDWDRHEDQWKWAEYKVGDKVVYKPIPRDRDQAFSNYDGAAFKLLMNIPAIRHMKTFKDDIKSVRWMNMEPYPMDLIFLKNANQEDWIAQARYIQEHLSDNDIDSAFDNLPKEVQDETITDIQRKLKLRKGKLGDYATRYFDVLQEKIPLTGTVNKDKFVITKTGNSVEVKQYQLDKNKGEELVFEKKYDDTKTKELWIYGLEEDDIYEVSGEGKSKINIRLIGGYNHDTYNVENGSKVKIYDFKSQKNTYNARSATKHISNDYDVNTYNWKHPKYNFFAGYPMANFNPDDGVILGIVANYTVNNFIRDPFTQKHSLSANFYTATGGFNVGYKGIFKKAIAGWDAGIDATYTTPFFARTFFGLGNETLNNADEDNRDYNRVRISQFKFAPSISKTSWLNLKHQFQLNFEHAKVEVNDDRFVAVSQYVNPEVFNGQQFAGANYTFSFKNLDNKAFPTLGLEMILNAGWKANISEFNQNFANFNGTLNVFHRIDKRGKFVFANSSNAMIINNNNFEFYQAAAIGGNNGMRAYRNERFAGKSYFANNSEIRWNFGRIKNNIVPTNLGILVGYDLGRVWKDGEQSDKWHQGVGAGFWMSLLDTFSARVDYFIGEDGGRISGGVGLSF; translated from the coding sequence ATGAATTTATCCTTTAAATTTAATCGAAAAATATTCTCGGCGAGTGCGAGAACCATCCTTCTTTCCGGATTTCTGTTTTCGTGTGCAACCTATAACGTACAAAAAGGAAAAAACTTGCATGAAATACAAAATTCTGAGATAAAAACCGAAAATGATTTTAAAATCTTCCTTGTTGGCGATGCCGGAAACGCAGACGAACCGCAAGCGCAACAGACTTTAAATTTCATTAAAAATAAATTAGATTCAGCCGATAAAAATTCAATGCTGCTTTTCTTAGGAGATAATATTTATCCGTTGGGAATGCCAAAAGAAAGTGACAAAGGCCATCCTTTAGCAAAACAGAAACTTGAAAACCAATTAGCAATTACTAAAAATTTCAAAGGGAAAACGTTAGTTATTCCCGGAAATCATGATTGGTATCACGGTTTGGAAGGCTTGAAAGCACAGGAAGAATTTGTAAAATCTTATCTGAATGATAAAAAAGCTTTTTTACCTAAAAATTCTTGTCCGATTGACGATATCAATTTAACCAAAGACGTCAAACTAATCGTTATAGATTCTGAATGGGCTCTTATCAATTGGGACAAATATCCGGGAATCAATAAAGGCTGTGACATCAAGACAACAGCAGATTTTTATGCCGAGTTTAAAGATTTAATTACAAAAAATCAGGATAAGAGAATCATTGTGGCAGTGCATCATCCTGTCATCAGCTCGGGCGTTCATGCGGGTTTTAATTCTGCAAAATCTCATCTATCATCTTTTAAAGGGAAACTTCCTGTTCCCGGAGTTGCGAGTTTAATCAATGTTTTGCGAAGTTCTTCCGGAGCGAGTATGGAAGACATTAGCAATGCGCATTATGCCGAATTTGCCAACAGAATTAAAAGCATTATTCAGGATAAAGAAAATGTGATTCTGGTTTCCGGGCATGATCACAATCTTCAATATCATGAAAACAAAAATATCAAACAAATTATCAGTGGTGCGGGTTCTAAAACTGATCCGGCAACGATTGTTGAAAAAACAGATTTCTCCTATGGCGGAAGCGGATTTGCGGTTTTAAGTCTCAGAAAAGATTTAAGTTCAGATGTTGAATATTTTTCGACTAAAAATAATAAACTTGAAAAGCTGACTCAGATTGAAGTCCTTAAAAAACCAGAAGAGTTTCAAAATAATTATCCGGATACTTTACCTGCAACCGTAACATCTACGATTTACTCCGAAAGACAGACTAAAGCAGGAAAATTCTACACTTGGCTTTGGGGAAATCATTACAGAAAATACTACGCACTTCCGATTGAAGCCAAAACCAAAAACCTTTCAGACATGAATCCCGGATATTCTCCTGTCAGAGAAGGTGGCGGAAACCAGTCAAACAGCTTACGTTTAAGAACCAATGACGGACAGGAATTTGTGATGCGCGGAATCAAGAAAAGTGCAGTCCGCTTTCTGAATGCTCAGGCTTTTAAGAAAAACAGTTTCGGAAGCGAACTCAACAATACCTTTCCGGAAAGATTTTTGCTCGATTTTTATACAACGAATCATCCGTTTACAGGTTTTGCAGTTAACAATATGATCGACAAATTGGGTATTTTTCACAGCAATCCTGAATTATATTACATTCCAAAACAAAAATCTTTAGGACGTTACAATCAAAATTACGGTGACGAACTGTATATGATCGAAGAGCGATTTTCTTCAGATCCGAAAACTTTGCAATCGTTGAACAACGCTTCAGACATTCTTTCGACTTCTGATGTTCTGAAAAATATGCGAAAAGACGGTAAATATTCAGTTGATCAGGATCTTTACATCAGAGCAAGAATTTTTGACATGCTGATTGGCGATTGGGACAGACACGAAGATCAATGGAAATGGGCAGAATATAAGGTTGGCGACAAAGTAGTTTACAAACCGATCCCAAGAGACAGAGATCAGGCGTTCAGTAACTATGACGGTGCTGCTTTTAAATTGTTGATGAATATTCCTGCAATTCGTCACATGAAAACGTTTAAAGATGACATCAAAAGCGTACGATGGATGAATATGGAGCCATATCCAATGGATTTAATTTTCTTAAAAAATGCAAATCAGGAAGACTGGATAGCTCAGGCAAGATACATTCAGGAACATTTATCAGACAATGATATTGACAGTGCTTTTGATAATTTACCTAAAGAAGTTCAGGACGAAACCATTACAGACATTCAGAGAAAACTGAAGCTGAGAAAAGGCAAACTGGGAGATTATGCTACAAGATATTTTGATGTTTTGCAGGAAAAAATTCCATTGACAGGAACAGTTAATAAAGATAAATTTGTGATTACTAAAACCGGAAATTCTGTTGAAGTTAAACAGTATCAGCTAGACAAAAACAAAGGCGAAGAACTGGTTTTTGAAAAGAAATACGATGATACCAAAACCAAAGAACTTTGGATCTACGGTTTGGAAGAAGATGATATTTATGAAGTTTCAGGAGAAGGAAAATCTAAAATCAACATCCGTTTAATTGGCGGTTACAATCATGACACCTACAATGTAGAAAACGGAAGCAAGGTGAAGATTTATGATTTTAAATCTCAAAAAAACACCTACAATGCAAGATCAGCGACCAAACATATCTCTAACGATTACGATGTAAACACCTACAATTGGAAGCATCCGAAGTATAATTTCTTTGCAGGATATCCGATGGCTAATTTCAATCCGGATGACGGCGTGATTTTGGGAATCGTTGCTAATTATACAGTCAATAATTTCATCCGTGATCCTTTCACCCAAAAACATAGTTTAAGCGCTAATTTTTATACAGCAACTGGCGGATTTAATGTTGGTTACAAAGGAATTTTCAAAAAAGCAATCGCTGGTTGGGATGCTGGAATTGATGCGACTTATACCACTCCATTTTTCGCTAGAACATTTTTCGGTTTAGGAAATGAAACTTTGAATAATGCTGATGAAGACAACAGAGACTACAACAGAGTGCGTATTTCTCAGTTTAAATTTGCGCCTTCTATTTCAAAAACTAGTTGGCTGAATCTGAAGCATCAATTTCAGTTAAATTTTGAACATGCTAAAGTAGAAGTCAATGATGACCGTTTTGTAGCTGTTTCTCAATATGTTAATCCTGAAGTTTTTAACGGACAACAATTTGCGGGCGCAAACTATACGTTTAGTTTTAAAAATTTAGACAATAAAGCCTTTCCGACTTTAGGGTTGGAAATGATTTTAAATGCAGGTTGGAAAGCGAATATTTCAGAATTTAATCAAAACTTCGCCAATTTCAATGGAACGTTAAATGTCTTCCACAGAATTGATAAACGAGGGAAATTTGTGTTTGCCAACTCAAGCAACGCAATGATCATCAACAATAACAATTTTGAATTCTATCAGGCTGCTGCAATCGGCGGAAACAACGGAATGCGAGCTTACCGAAATGAAAGATTTGCCGGAAAATCATATTTCGCCAACAATTCTGAGATCCGCTGGAATTTCGGAAGAATAAAAAACAATATCGTTCCTACGAACTTGGGAATTTTAGTCGGCTATGATTTGGGAAGAGTTTGGAAAGATGGTGAACAATCCGACAAATGGCATCAAGGAGTCGGTGCAGGATTCTGGATGAGCCTTCTTGACACTTTTTCTGCACGAGTAGATTACTTCATTGGCGAAGATGGCGGAAGAATTTCCGGTGGTGTGGGATTAAGTTTTTAA
- a CDS encoding Lrp/AsnC ligand binding domain-containing protein translates to MKNSTSTSYHLDPLDKEIIYMLMDNAKSSLAYISKQVGISTTAVHQRIKKLEHAGVIENSISFLNPRKIGYKVVSYIGMFLDQPSHYPDVVKALKDVNEVVEAHYTTGNYTIFLKVLCIDNDHLMEILNKLQKMKGVTRTETFISLEQGINRQLKV, encoded by the coding sequence ATGAAAAACTCAACCAGTACAAGCTATCATTTAGACCCTTTAGATAAAGAAATTATCTATATGTTGATGGATAATGCTAAAAGCTCTTTGGCATACATTTCTAAGCAGGTAGGGATCTCAACTACAGCTGTGCATCAAAGAATCAAAAAGCTGGAGCACGCAGGCGTAATCGAAAACTCTATTTCATTTCTGAACCCAAGAAAAATAGGATATAAAGTTGTTTCGTACATCGGGATGTTCCTCGATCAGCCAAGCCATTATCCGGATGTGGTAAAAGCACTGAAAGATGTAAATGAAGTAGTAGAAGCACATTACACCACAGGAAATTATACGATTTTCTTAAAGGTTTTATGCATAGACAACGACCATCTGATGGAGATTTTAAATAAACTTCAGAAAATGAAAGGAGTGACAAGAACGGAAACTTTTATATCTTTGGAGCAAGGGATCAACCGACAACTCAAAGTATAA
- a CDS encoding endonuclease: MELFAFYNVENLFLPDPPPNHRLDPTTSGLRNWDERKYRDKLFKISHVFQLMKDETGILPCMIGLSEISGRKVLEDLVEMSPFNSQYGIVHYNSMDERKVDVALLYDKSKIEIIDSEAITFFFEIVDNNPENYDTTRDVLFSKVKFKEEIINVFVAHLPSKREKDINQPKRDYILSEIRNRIVQIVNVEKENVILCGDFNENPDGEGLLKILFDDKNEKVLNNPFQELYSTKNYSAFHYKSGLLFDQILLSKSFFDDNQSLSYYDAKIFKPEKLRSRNKMFSDRPFRTYAGSRYLGGYSDHFPVFIVLKK; the protein is encoded by the coding sequence ATGGAATTGTTTGCTTTTTATAATGTAGAAAATTTATTTTTGCCAGACCCGCCGCCTAATCATAGGCTAGATCCTACAACTTCGGGACTTAGAAATTGGGACGAAAGAAAATATAGAGACAAACTTTTCAAAATTTCACACGTCTTTCAGCTGATGAAGGATGAAACAGGCATTCTTCCGTGCATGATTGGTCTTTCTGAGATTTCCGGAAGAAAAGTTCTGGAAGATCTTGTGGAGATGAGCCCTTTCAATTCTCAATATGGCATCGTTCATTACAACTCGATGGATGAAAGAAAGGTGGATGTAGCCTTACTTTATGATAAATCTAAAATTGAAATCATAGATTCTGAAGCCATCACATTTTTCTTTGAAATAGTAGACAATAATCCTGAAAACTACGATACGACAAGGGATGTATTATTCTCGAAAGTTAAATTTAAAGAAGAAATTATCAATGTTTTTGTAGCGCATCTTCCTTCAAAAAGAGAGAAAGATATCAATCAGCCGAAACGCGATTATATTTTAAGCGAAATCAGAAACAGAATTGTTCAGATCGTCAATGTTGAAAAGGAAAATGTAATTCTTTGCGGTGATTTTAATGAAAATCCTGACGGCGAAGGTTTACTGAAAATCCTTTTCGATGATAAAAATGAAAAAGTTCTGAACAATCCTTTTCAGGAATTGTATTCTACCAAAAATTATTCGGCTTTTCACTATAAATCAGGCCTCTTGTTTGACCAGATTTTATTGTCAAAATCATTTTTTGATGACAATCAATCATTATCCTATTACGATGCCAAAATTTTTAAGCCAGAAAAACTGAGAAGCAGAAATAAAATGTTTAGTGACAGGCCTTTCAGAACCTATGCAGGAAGTCGTTATCTGGGCGGTTACAGTGATCATTTTCCTGTTTTTATAGTATTAAAGAAATAA